A window of the Hordeum vulgare subsp. vulgare chromosome 5H, MorexV3_pseudomolecules_assembly, whole genome shotgun sequence genome harbors these coding sequences:
- the LOC123396051 gene encoding thaumatin-like protein — translation MARASPVVLVLVAAGLAAGASATSTPLTITNRCSFTVWPAVAPAGLGTELHPGANWSVDESAFDSPASIWGRTGCSFDAAGSGLCRTADCGSGLRCATTDPPAPVTRAQVASSEGFYHYGITTDKGFNLPLDLTCSSGDALRCREEGCHDAFPYVEFNEHACTAAGSRLQIVFCP, via the coding sequence ATGGCTCGCGCCTCTCCGGTCGTCCTCGTCTTGGTAGCCGCAGGCCTCGCGGCGGGGGCCAGCGCGACGTCAACGCCGCTCACCATCACCAACCGGTGCTCCTTCACGGTGTGGCCGGCGGTCGCCCCGGCAGGCCTCGGCACCGAGCTCCACCCGGGAGCCAACTGGAGCGTCGACGAGTCGGCGTTCGACAGCCCCGCGTCCATATGGGGGCGCACGGGCTGTTCCTTCGACGCGGCAGGCAGTGGGCTGTGCCGGACGGCCGACTGCGGTAGCGGGCTGCGGTGCGCTACCACCGACCCCCCGGCGCCGGTGACCAGGGCCCAGGTGGCCAGCTCCGAGGGCTTCTACCACTACGGCATCACTACGGACAAGGGGTTCAACCTGCCGCTGGACCTCACGTGCAGCTCCGGCGACGCGCTACGGTGCCGGGAGGAGGGATGCCACGACGCGTTCCCCTACGTGGAGTTCAACGAGCACGCCTGCACCGCCGCTGGCAGCCGGCTCCAGATCGTCTTCTGCCCATGA